The genomic interval CAAGAGCCTTCTCGATCAGGCCGCGCGCGAGGGAGCTCGCGTGGCGGTCGTGACGACTCCCGATCTCGACATCGTTCAGAACCGTGTGAGTGCCGTTCTCGCCTCAGGCGGGATCACGCCCACCTCCGTCACCGTGGATGGGCCGGACGCGGCGAACATGGTTACGGTGACCGTCAACGCGACCTTCACCTTCATCACCCCGGGCGTGTTCGCGCTCGTGGGCGGCAGTTACGGGAACACGATCCCGATGGCCGGCCAGACGGTGATGCGGTTCGAAGGGTAGCTCACTCTCGAGGGAGGGAATCGGATCATGGCCCGTTCGAAATCAATTCTCGTTCTGGCCGTGGCGCTCGGATTCCTGGCGGCCCTGGCCGGGTACGCCGGGCTGAAGGCCACGGCGGCCCAGGTCGCTCAGAGCACTTCGAAGTCGTTCGTGCCGGTCGTGGTCGCGGCCACCGACCTCACGTTCGGCACGAAGCTCGATCGCG from Candidatus Eisenbacteria bacterium carries:
- a CDS encoding TadE/TadG family type IV pilus assembly protein, with amino-acid sequence MNLAQAADGRRNQRPAPHPESGVALIEFAFVLPILLVLAMGMLDFGRAFHTKSLLDQAAREGARVAVVTTPDLDIVQNRVSAVLASGGITPTSVTVDGPDAANMVTVTVNATFTFITPGVFALVGGSYGNTIPMAGQTVMRFEG